The following is a genomic window from Spirosoma agri.
TCAACGTAAACCGGTTCAGCCGTGCTACCTCGTCGGCTACGTCCTGCAAGGCAATAAAGGCTGATTGCCGAAACTGTCGCTCTCGAAGGGCATAGGCACTACGCACCCACACGGCTTGCACGGCCAGAATGCCAATGATGGACAACACCGAAAGAACAACCAGCAGACGAAGACGGGACATGCTTTGACGAGTAGACAGTCGAATACGGATTCCTGCTTGTAAAGTACGGCTTATTCACGCATTCGCTCAATACCTCAATCGCTCAATTCGGCTTCGTTAACAACTCATTAACAAACGTTAGGAATCGCTTAACAGGCGGTTGGTCATCGATGGTGTAGGTTTGTTGCGTCGTTCGGGTGAGCGGCAAGTGAGGTTACAAACCCTAAAAATCAATTGTATTTATGAAACGTATCCTGTTTTTTGGTTCACTGGTTGTGTTGCTGGCTTCGGTAGCGATGGTTGCTCCGTCGGCGTTGTTTACCTGGAATAAATCAACGCATGATTTTGGGAAGATAGCCCAGGGCAAGCCCGTCACGGCTGATTTTACGTTTAAGAACAAAGGCGAATTACCGCTTATTATTAACCGTGCTCAAGGCTCCTGCGGGTGTACGGGGGTCGATTATCCGAAAGCCGCTATTGCTCCTGGTCAGTCAGGAACGATCAAGGCGACGTTCAACGCGGCTTCGGCAGGGGCGTTTAATAAAACCGTAACGGTGGAGTCCAATGCCGAAGGCGGTGCGCAGACTCTTTACATCAAAGGCGAGGTTGTAAAGGAACCAGCGTCAGCTCAGTAAAACAGCCAGCGGAATGGGTTGCTAATGCATACGCCGTATCTTCAAGATACGGCGTATGCATTAGCAACCCATTCCGCTGATTACAGAAAAACGGTTGATTTACTCTTTCGGAGAATCACTCATGTTGGGTCCGTATTTCATCTCACCACGGTCCTTCTCAACGGCTGAACGCCCTTCTTTCATCCAGATTGGCATGGGAGCATCTTTGAGGTAGTAATCAAAGAACTGATAGAGCCGGATGCTTAAATCTTTGGCGTTATGACGCTGGGTCAGGTTATGGCCTTCCCCATTGTAGACCAGCATCCAGACGGGCTTGTTCAACCGGCGCAGGGCCGAAAACAACTCGATACCCTGATACCAGGGGACGGCTCCGTCGGCGTCATTGTGGGTCATCATCAGGGGCGTTTCGATGCGGTTGGCAAAGAACAACGGCGAGTTCTCGATGTAATTCATTGGTTTGTCCCACAGCGTACCACCGATGCGGCTCTGCGTTTTTTCGTACTGGAAGGCCCGGCTAATGCCTGTTTCCCAGCGAATTCCACCGTAGGCCGAGGTCATGTTGGCAACGGGGGCACCCGCTTCGGCGGCCCGGAACAGGTTGGTGCGGGTGATGATGTAGGCCGTCTGGTAACCACCCCAGCTCTGCCCCTGAATGCCGAGTCTATCGCGGTCAACGAACCCTTTATCGAGCAGGCTCAGCACACCGGGAACAATACAATCATACGCATTCGGTCCTGGCTGTCCGGTCGTGTACACGATGTCCGGCACGAAGACCAGATACCCATTCGAGACGCAGTACGGTATATTGATCGTTGAGCGGCTGGGCGATGGAGCCCGATAATCATTGAGCGTTTCGGCGTTTCGTTCGTAGAAATACGTTAGCATCGGATATTTCTTGGCTGGGTCAAAACCTTCTGGCTTAAAGAGTAATCCTTCCAGCTTGATCCCGTTCGTACCGATCCATTTTACGATTTCCACGGAGCCCCAGCGGATGCTGTCCTGTTGCGGATTAACGCGGGTCAATTGCACCGGCGAGGCCAGGGTCGTATCTATCTGAAAGAGATTGATCGGCTCCTGATAATTACCCCGATAAAAGGTCATTACTGGCGCATTTTTGGCCTTATTCAAACCGAAATAGCGGTGGTTGCTGCGGGTCAATACCGTTGGTTCGGTCACGGCAAGGCCATTCTTGCTCTTTAGAATGCCTGTTGCCTTATCACTTTCCCAAACGCCCGTCAGAAATAATTCAGACTTAGGATCGATCGATTTTTCTGCCGAACGCCGGTTGAATGACATGTCGTCATCATCGTCGATCTCCGCGCGACGCAACCGGATTTTGTTCTTACGGCCCCAGCCAGCAGTCAGGTTGGTGGGTTTCTCGCGGCCCGTGGGGTCGATTTGCCAGATATCGTAGCGATCGTAGAGCCAGAGGTAGCGGTCGCCGGACGTCCAGCCTGCTGATCCATAGGCACCCGGAAGGTTGGGCGTATCGTGCTCTTCGTCAAAAAACTTACTGGGCAAGCCGCGTGTCAGGTCCAGGCGTTTACCATCCATGACCGACCACGCCCGCCAGAGCGAATCGCGCTCATCGAACCAGTACGCATAGTTACCCTCGGGTGAAAGGCGGGGCTGCGAAGCCATTACATCGTTGGCAATCCGCTTTTTAGTGCCGGTCTGGGTGTCGATCAGATACAGATCCGTATGGCCGGGGTCCCACGATGCCTGTACCTGATAGGGGAGGTCGCTCAGGCCCAGCAGGTAGCGGGTGTTCTTCTTTTCATCAAACGTAACGGTCGGCACTTCCCGGTTGGCCAGGGGAATTACCTTGCCCGAAGTGAGGTCATACAGCGTGAGAAAACCGCGTTCTTTCTCTTCCTTGAGCCGACGTTGCTGCATGGGTTGCAGGCGACTGTCAGTCCAGGTCCAGATATCCATTTTTACTTTCTCATCGTCGGGCGTCAGCGTATCTTTCGTTGGTTTTGGCGCGATAGGGGATGTTGAGAAGTAGAGCCTTTTCCCGTCGCTCGCAAACTTGGGTTCACGAAATTCATTCACCGACCAGCCTTTGGGCAGTGCGGTTGTCAGGGTGTCGGCAATCACGCGAAAGGGTGGTTCGACCGAAGCAGTTTTACTTTTTTTACCTTTTGCCGGAGTCGCTGATGACAAATTTTTGTAGTAGAGCGAGAACACTTTTACGTCGGCACCCGCGCTATCGGCGGAGGCCATCCACGCCAGTTGATCGCCCGTTTTGTCGATCGCCAGCCCTTTGTAGATCTTTCGTTTCGAACTGGTATCGACCAGCATTGTCTGGCCATTGATCGTGTTGAACAGGAACACCCCAGGCACCGCATTATCGCCCGTTTTCAGCGAGTCATTCGCCGATTCCTTACTGTAGAATACCGTATGCCCATTGTCGGAAATAACCACATTAGAGACGAAGCGGACGGTTTTGCGGGTACCATCGGCCATGTTCAGAAGGGTCAGATCGTCACCTTTCGGCTTTTTGACGGATCCCTTCCGGGTAGCTACGGTCGTTGTCGAAATCGGGGCCGATGGCGTCAACGTATCTTTTGTCGTCATCATCGGCTTAGCCACGGGTGCTTCTTTGGTGTCCCGGCGTTCCTGCACAATAGCCAGCCAGGAACCTGCCTCTTTTCCGAAGGCAAATGATTTGACGTTCGGTAGTTTTGTTGGCTTACCCGTTGCCAGATTCAAGGCCAATAAGCTATCTTTCGGCATTTCGTCCGGCTTTCTCTTTTTTAATTTGGCTTTTTTTGTATCAGCCGCCTTCGCTTTTAGTTTCATTACCAGAAACTTGCTGTCGGGCGTAAACTGAGCCATGTACCCTCTTGGGAAGACGTAGCGGGTTCGATTGGTGGCGGAGCCGGTGCTGACCACTTCCAGCCGGCCATCACCTTCCTGTGGGTCAATCTGATAAGCGATCCAGCGGCCATCGTTGGATAATTTTTCGAGCCGCACGCCTTGCCAGCGGTCGTAGTCTGAGGCATTCAGCGGTCGTTTCTGATTTTGGGCAATCAGAGAACCCGAGAGGAGTAAACAGAATAAAAGTTGATTGAAGCGACACATAAAGGAGAAACGTTAACAACCAACGAAAATACGGAGAAATGGGCCATATTAAAGGGATTATTGCGTGAATTATCGTTCGATTATGAGAATTGTACTACTATTGATCATTTGTTTACCTTTTTGCTCATTCGGTCAGAAGGAAACTAAACTTAAAGAAGAACTGGATAGCATGTACGTGCTGGACCAGCGCAACCGGCAACTGTTGACGAAGCTTGGCAATAACAGGCCACTAAGCGATAGCTTGAGCGCGGTGTACAAGACAACACGCATCAAACTGGCGAGTATGCTCTGGGCTGAGCAGGCTAAAATTGATACCAGTAACCTCCACCGGGTTGTGGCGCTGATGAATGAGCATGGCTATCCAGGCAAAACGCTGGTTGGTACACCCACAAACGAGTTTGCTTTTTATATTCTTCAGCATGCCCGTCAGGTGGATGCCTATTTGCCGGCCGTGAAAAAAGCCGCCGAGTCTGGTGAGCTGCCTCTGTACCACTACGCGCTGATGCTCGATCAGTCGCTGATGCGCGCCGGGAAGCCGCAGATGTACGGTTCGCAGGTGACGTGTAAGCCAATCAAAGGGTCGGCGCAGTCGCGTTGTTTTGTGTGGCCCATCGATGACTACCGAGGTGTAAACGAACGGCGCAAACAGGCTGGCTTTCCGCTCACCGTTGCCGAAAACGCGAATCGGGTGAATGCGTCGTATGATCCGGCCCTGACGATTGAGCTTATGCGTAAAACATACCGTTTGGACTGATGAAGGTCTAGCCGTTGATCGTGTTACTTACAGGGACGTTGCTGCTTTAAGCAGCTTATTGTTATCGTGTCTGCTGAGTTCGGGCCAGGCGCCGAGTGGGTCGATGAGTACGGCTCTCGCTGTTGGTAGCGCAGGGAGCGAAACCTCTGGTTTGTCTGGGTTGGGATGGGCAAGCTGGCGGTATATCTCCCGTCCCTGCTCATCCACTACAACAAGGGGAACAAAATCATTAATGGGTATGTAGTGCCGTTGACCATCAGTGTTTTCGCGCCATTTGGTCGCGAAAACACTGATGGTCATTCTATCGGGTAGCGCAGCAATGCGTCCCACCTTAAAATCAAACCACAGTTGATCACTGAGATAGGTAGTCAAATAGTGAAGTGAATCGGGGAGGTTGTTTGCCAGCGTATTGGCAAAGGCGCTGGCCGTTGCTGAACCGGGTTTTTGAACCGCCTGCCTATAAAATTGAGCGATTGTCAGGCTAAGCGGTTTACTGCCCCATATCTGACCAATGCTGTTCAGGGCAAGGGCTGCCCGACCGTATTCCAGTGCATCGTTGCCAGTGGATTTCAATACCGGAACCTCCGGTTTATGAATACGGTTCCGGTTCCGTACATACAAAGCTTTGCGCTGTAGAAGCCGCTGCGTCAGTCGGTCGGTTCCGTATTGTCTGGAAATTATGTCCAGGGCCAAATAGTCGGCCAGACTCTGGCGAACGAAACCCTCGCCCGGCTGATGCGATGGCTGAATGCGATGAACTAGCCACTGCCTGAACACTTCTCGTGAAACCAGATAGTCAATATGGTCCAGCTTCTCGGGCTGTCGATAATCGGCTGTCCAGCCTTGTTTCTCGGAGATGGCAATCTGACCCGGCTTTGACCAGATGGGAGCAGAGCCAGTAGGCACTTCCAGAATCTCAAGGGAGGGATAAGGATAATGACCAAACAATCGTTCGCCTTTGTGGATGGCGAATTGAACGGCATTCCGTAGTTGTCGTACCTGATAAGGGTGGTGGTATTTTATCTGAACACGAATGACTTCACCGGATACTGACTGAACCAGAATAATTTGGCGGTTATACGTAATGGCTGTTTGAGCCATCGCAGCCTGTTGTCGGCGCGTCTAGAGTTGAAGGGAGAAAAAAAGTACAAACAGCACCAGGAACAAGCTTACCAAACCATAACACCAACTAAATCGTGAAGACCACTGTTTGAAGCGCAATGGTAAACTGTCAGGCAAACCACGATTCCAACCCAGAACAGAGCCAATAACCAACAAACCCGCCACGCCCCACCAAATGAGGTGTACCGTGGGCCGGACAGGCATGTTTGCGCCGTAGCCGATCAACTCAGAATAGCGACTGGAGCCGGGGAGGAACGAATATAGACAGGTGAAATCAGCGTGTGCACCAAACTGATAAACGAGGGTCAAGGTCAGGAAAATGAAGACGTTGACTAGGTGGCAGATAACGCGGTTGTTGGTCAGCACCGCAACCAGCGATGCGAGAGCAATCAGTTGGCAGTACCGCATAAAACCATCTAAGAGCAAATCGGATGCATATTGGCCCCAGTCGATACGGTAAAATCCCTGGCCCAGCTGTATGCCGATACCGGTGAGAAAGAGGACAAACGTCAAGATGATCGCTGAGCCAGCCAGCACCAGTAGTTTGGAAACAAACAGCACTGAATCAGGCTGAGGCAGGGCATCGTAAATAGGCCAGAAACCGGTTGTGCGTTCCGTAAAAATCAACTCTCCGGTCATGAGGACTAAAAATAGACCGATAAATAAACCCATCGGCAGACGTAGCGCCGTCATGCGCGATGTGATAGGCAACTCCGGAAAATCAGGATTTACCGTAAAAACGGTTGCCAGCAACACCGCCAGAACAACCAGCAAACCAGTTGTAATCTGAAACGAAGGCTGCCGCTCCAAATTCACGAACTCCAGTCTGGCTAAATGTAGCGTGGTTCGCCAGCGCGCCCGCCAATCAAAACGCAAGCGTACGGCTGGAACAGCGTAGGCGTTCACTACGGGGTCGGCTGGTTTGTCGGTCGTGGATGCCCTGGCCGCCTGATCATTGCGGAACGTATCGAATGAGAAGTGGGCTTCTGCCTGAGCCAGCATACCTAACGCCAGCCCAATCCATAACAAACGGTTAATGAAAAGCAGGTCAGAGAACGTGAGCAGGTCCGTATCGGTGGTCATGCTATCAATGGAATCCCGAACCATAGCAACGCCAAACGGATCGAGCAAAAGCCAGATGTCGGCGTTGAACTGGGTTGTTCTGTCGGATTCAGCCAGTATGAAGTACAGAACGGCCAGAAAAAGAACGACATAAGCGCCCATACACTTCGAAAAAAAACAGTCAGCGACAAGGTGATGCTGACAAGGATAAAGCAGTTTAGGGCTACTAGCCGAATAAAACCGTCGATTAAGGCTTCCCCGGAAATAGTGGTTACAGCGTGTGTGTAGACGATTGAATAGAGCAGTGCCCCGATCGGGTAAAAGGCAGCCAGGGTGAGGGCCGTTGCGTATGTTCCTGAAAACCGACCCGCAAAGTGCGTTCGGCTGGTTATGGGTAAGGTATACAGGAGGGAGGTTGTGTTAAACTCATTATCTTTCGTCAGCGATTGGCCAGCGAGTAGGACTGTAATGAACGCTACGACCGCTCCGAAGGAAGAAAGAACGTGATAAGTACCTGCCGCTGGACTGGCAACTGGAAATAGGACTTCCTGTTGATAGCCTGACCAAATGCCCTGCCCCAAAACCAGCGCCACAAATAGATAAAATGTTGGCTGGCGGAGGTTATACGAGTACTCAAAGCGGGCAATGGTCAGGAGTGGATTCATAAGGTCCACAAGATACGTAACAGCGTAATTAAGTCAATTAAAATCAGGATCTTGAAGACATGCCTGAACTTACGCCCGAACCAGCTCGGCCAGGCCCACGCCCGAGTCGGCGGCACCGTAATAGACCCAGATACGACCGTCGGGCCACTGAACCCATCCGTTCGAGAAGACGACATTCGGGAAGAATCCTTCGCGTTCCCAGGCTAGTTCGGGCGTCAGCAGGGGGGCGTCGGATCGGTCGAGCACCGTTGCCGGATCGTTTTTGTCGAGCAGAGCCAGGGCCAGTGAATAGGCGTGGGTCGGGTCGGCACCGTGGTAGCACAAAAGCCAGCCTTCGTCGGTCAGGATTGGCTCAGGTCCGGCACCAATTTTGCCGCCTTCCCACGCAAACGGGTTGTCGGGTAAGCCGCGACCGCCAAACAGAAACCGGTGATTTCCCCAGTGAATGCCGTCTTCCGATTCCGCCAGCCAGATCGATGGTTTACCAATGTCCGACACCATAGGCCGGTGCAGAAGCATGTATTTACCGTTGATCTTCTGCGGAAACAGAGCGACATCTTTATTGGGTGGCGGTAAGATCATGCCGATACGCTCAACCGTTTTGAAATCGGTCGTTACGGCCAGTCCCACACCCGGACCATGTTCCGACACGGCTGTATACGTAATCCAGTACTTACCGTCCAGAAACGTGATGCGGGCGTCTTCGACACCAAACGATTCGTCCATCCGGGCGGGAAACAGGAACGGCTCGTCATCGATGGTGAAGTGAATGCCGTCGCTGCTGCGGGCGATACGCAGATGGCTTAATGACGTTAGATAAACTTTACCGTCCAGTGGGACCACGCGCGGATCGTAGGGATCACTGGGTTCATCAAACTGCTTTACGGTTAGCCCCAGAACACCATCCTGCTCTTCGATGAGCGGTATATTGATGCGCCCTGCTTCCAGAGCTGGTGCTTCGGCCACCCGTAGGAGCAAAATAACCTCATCGCCGAAAAGACAGGCCGCTGGATTAAAGGCACCCAGAACGTTGAATCCATCGACAGAGGGTTTAACATCGCTCGTTTTTAGAATGGGCTGGTCGGATAATCGGCGGAGTTGATAATTTTTCATCGGGATTTTTTAGGTTCACCGGCCTGTAGTTTACTGTGTATCACCCATACACGGCTCGCTCAGCGCCATAAATTGATCAACTCAAAATTTGAGGTGGTGTTTATGTGCGATTAGTCAATAAATTTACGGCGCGGCCAAACATCCGGCAAATAGCCGCGTTATGACGATTGAAATCACTTAACAGACATTTCCAACCATGATTTACCAGCCAACGTTTGATCAGGACGAAGACGTGCTGATGTTGAACCCTGACCCTGAAACTGCCGCCTTCGACGACGATGAGGACGACTTCGACGGAGCTGAATTTGATGAACTGGGCACTGGAGCTGCCAGTGGCTATGGTGAAGACGATTTAGCCGATATCGAAGACGAGTTCAGCGAAGATGACATCGACCTGGACGAGGATCTGGACGATGACAGTATCGAAGACGACCTGGACGACGACAGCATGGAGTAAACCCCACTCTACGTTACATTAACCCTTTAATTGACAGAAAGCATGACACCATCCGAAGAAGAACCATTGGTTACGACGGCCAATGCCGACAACGAAGGGACTGCTCCAGACTCTGAAACTCAGTCATCGGCAGCCAGCGAGGCTGGTGATCGTACATCAGAAGAAGGGTCCCGCGCGCCAAACGATCCTGCTGAAGGTGCAGACGAATAAAATTTTATCGACTAATAAGTGGCCGCTGTTGGTTGCTTATTAGTCGATAATGACGGACAGCAGCGTCTGGCATTTCAACTCGGTTTCCTGCCACTCGCGTTCGGGCACCGAGTATTCGGTCAGGCCGGCACCGGCGTATAGGGTGGCTAGTGTACCTTCCAGTTTCATGCAGCGGATATGCACAAACAGATCGCTGGCTGGTGATTCACTCGCCGTGCCGGTGTTTACCGGGCCAAGAAACCCGCTGTACAGATCACGATCGTGGTTTTCGTGCTGCCGGATAAAGTTGACAGCCACATCGCGGGGTGTTCCGCAAACGGCTGACGTTGGGTGAAGTAGGCGCAACATCACGGTTCCAAGTTGCGGGTATCGCACAGCCTGCGTATCAACGGTAAAGCTGCTGCCAAGGTG
Proteins encoded in this region:
- a CDS encoding ABC transporter permease produces the protein MVRDSIDSMTTDTDLLTFSDLLFINRLLWIGLALGMLAQAEAHFSFDTFRNDQAARASTTDKPADPVVNAYAVPAVRLRFDWRARWRTTLHLARLEFVNLERQPSFQITTGLLVVLAVLLATVFTVNPDFPELPITSRMTALRLPMGLFIGLFLVLMTGELIFTERTTGFWPIYDALPQPDSVLFVSKLLVLAGSAIILTFVLFLTGIGIQLGQGFYRIDWGQYASDLLLDGFMRYCQLIALASLVAVLTNNRVICHLVNVFIFLTLTLVYQFGAHADFTCLYSFLPGSSRYSELIGYGANMPVRPTVHLIWWGVAGLLVIGSVLGWNRGLPDSLPLRFKQWSSRFSWCYGLVSLFLVLFVLFFSLQL
- a CDS encoding ABC transporter permease, yielding MNPLLTIARFEYSYNLRQPTFYLFVALVLGQGIWSGYQQEVLFPVASPAAGTYHVLSSFGAVVAFITVLLAGQSLTKDNEFNTTSLLYTLPITSRTHFAGRFSGTYATALTLAAFYPIGALLYSIVYTHAVTTISGEALIDGFIRLVALNCFILVSITLSLTVFFRSVWALMSFFFWPFCTSYWLNPTEQPSSTPTSGFCSIRLALLWFGIPLIA
- a CDS encoding adhesin; the encoded protein is MIYQPTFDQDEDVLMLNPDPETAAFDDDEDDFDGAEFDELGTGAASGYGEDDLADIEDEFSEDDIDLDEDLDDDSIEDDLDDDSME
- a CDS encoding S9 family peptidase produces the protein MCRFNQLLFCLLLSGSLIAQNQKRPLNASDYDRWQGVRLEKLSNDGRWIAYQIDPQEGDGRLEVVSTGSATNRTRYVFPRGYMAQFTPDSKFLVMKLKAKAADTKKAKLKKRKPDEMPKDSLLALNLATGKPTKLPNVKSFAFGKEAGSWLAIVQERRDTKEAPVAKPMMTTKDTLTPSAPISTTTVATRKGSVKKPKGDDLTLLNMADGTRKTVRFVSNVVISDNGHTVFYSKESANDSLKTGDNAVPGVFLFNTINGQTMLVDTSSKRKIYKGLAIDKTGDQLAWMASADSAGADVKVFSLYYKNLSSATPAKGKKSKTASVEPPFRVIADTLTTALPKGWSVNEFREPKFASDGKRLYFSTSPIAPKPTKDTLTPDDEKVKMDIWTWTDSRLQPMQQRRLKEEKERGFLTLYDLTSGKVIPLANREVPTVTFDEKKNTRYLLGLSDLPYQVQASWDPGHTDLYLIDTQTGTKKRIANDVMASQPRLSPEGNYAYWFDERDSLWRAWSVMDGKRLDLTRGLPSKFFDEEHDTPNLPGAYGSAGWTSGDRYLWLYDRYDIWQIDPTGREKPTNLTAGWGRKNKIRLRRAEIDDDDDMSFNRRSAEKSIDPKSELFLTGVWESDKATGILKSKNGLAVTEPTVLTRSNHRYFGLNKAKNAPVMTFYRGNYQEPINLFQIDTTLASPVQLTRVNPQQDSIRWGSVEIVKWIGTNGIKLEGLLFKPEGFDPAKKYPMLTYFYERNAETLNDYRAPSPSRSTINIPYCVSNGYLVFVPDIVYTTGQPGPNAYDCIVPGVLSLLDKGFVDRDRLGIQGQSWGGYQTAYIITRTNLFRAAEAGAPVANMTSAYGGIRWETGISRAFQYEKTQSRIGGTLWDKPMNYIENSPLFFANRIETPLMMTHNDADGAVPWYQGIELFSALRRLNKPVWMLVYNGEGHNLTQRHNAKDLSIRLYQFFDYYLKDAPMPIWMKEGRSAVEKDRGEMKYGPNMSDSPKE
- a CDS encoding glycoside hydrolase family 130 protein, with the protein product MKNYQLRRLSDQPILKTSDVKPSVDGFNVLGAFNPAACLFGDEVILLLRVAEAPALEAGRINIPLIEEQDGVLGLTVKQFDEPSDPYDPRVVPLDGKVYLTSLSHLRIARSSDGIHFTIDDEPFLFPARMDESFGVEDARITFLDGKYWITYTAVSEHGPGVGLAVTTDFKTVERIGMILPPPNKDVALFPQKINGKYMLLHRPMVSDIGKPSIWLAESEDGIHWGNHRFLFGGRGLPDNPFAWEGGKIGAGPEPILTDEGWLLCYHGADPTHAYSLALALLDKNDPATVLDRSDAPLLTPELAWEREGFFPNVVFSNGWVQWPDGRIWVYYGAADSGVGLAELVRA
- a CDS encoding DUF6624 domain-containing protein, yielding MRIVLLLIICLPFCSFGQKETKLKEELDSMYVLDQRNRQLLTKLGNNRPLSDSLSAVYKTTRIKLASMLWAEQAKIDTSNLHRVVALMNEHGYPGKTLVGTPTNEFAFYILQHARQVDAYLPAVKKAAESGELPLYHYALMLDQSLMRAGKPQMYGSQVTCKPIKGSAQSRCFVWPIDDYRGVNERRKQAGFPLTVAENANRVNASYDPALTIELMRKTYRLD
- a CDS encoding gluzincin family metallopeptidase, giving the protein MAQTAITYNRQIILVQSVSGEVIRVQIKYHHPYQVRQLRNAVQFAIHKGERLFGHYPYPSLEILEVPTGSAPIWSKPGQIAISEKQGWTADYRQPEKLDHIDYLVSREVFRQWLVHRIQPSHQPGEGFVRQSLADYLALDIISRQYGTDRLTQRLLQRKALYVRNRNRIHKPEVPVLKSTGNDALEYGRAALALNSIGQIWGSKPLSLTIAQFYRQAVQKPGSATASAFANTLANNLPDSLHYLTTYLSDQLWFDFKVGRIAALPDRMTISVFATKWRENTDGQRHYIPINDFVPLVVVDEQGREIYRQLAHPNPDKPEVSLPALPTARAVLIDPLGAWPELSRHDNNKLLKAATSL
- a CDS encoding DUF1573 domain-containing protein, giving the protein MKRILFFGSLVVLLASVAMVAPSALFTWNKSTHDFGKIAQGKPVTADFTFKNKGELPLIINRAQGSCGCTGVDYPKAAIAPGQSGTIKATFNAASAGAFNKTVTVESNAEGGAQTLYIKGEVVKEPASAQ